GTGCCACAAGAGCTGAGGTGTGAGACATTTCTCATGCCATTCACTTCACAAATTGTCGCACAAACTTCAGCCTTCCAAAGGGTGTGGGTGGCAAGGTAAGGATAAGGATAAGATTTGGTTTGTTTCAAGTCAAATTGAAATCTTTTTGAATTCGaatgatgaaccaacttatcctcATCCAAAAGGAACAAAGAAGGGGGTGACAATGTACTTTTAGGCATGGAAAATATTTGCATAAGAACCTTTCTTGCGTGAAGAAAAGGTGGGTGCAGAGAAGGGGTGGCACAGGGTttgttcaattcaaatttgaattcaaatctttatccaattaggttcttaatccaACTAAATTTGGTTAGATCCAAATAGTCTACTGAATCTAGTTCAATTAGATAACAAATAGTCTTATTTaagttttaatcaaattaaaaattaatcaagctcaaattttgatcaaatcagaaatcgaacactcttagcgattaggtcatctcgtaatataatcgggttaaaccaaattgaatctaattcaattagatttaatccaaatctcaatactcaatcaaattaagctaattagtaatctaatcgctaatcaatcctcctataatttatcaataattagtgaattaatttattataacttttgcataaggttaatcatcaatcgaattaacgattatatcctaaaatgatttttaatcatcaaacagccacatgatcagtcagagacttcttttgagtgtgacctcataggttcaaatttaaatcggtagcatagaaataatctttttatattaatcaaagtgaccatctagcaatggtacctaatgtccagataggtcaaaagattaccaagtaatattcaagaacctattggcatatggttatcgtataattcattcttttgatcctaatactcaaggtgaccaagggtttaactgtcaaccctaaaaaggtcatccatattgtatctcaatttttcaaatccatcacatatatTATCCcaaccaaggttttactaaattgaaatacactgatgcattaactcttacttatttgtaggggtcaattccatcttgactcacatactgtcttcttaagtacttgattgtacctaaaaatctttaatcactaaattaaaaatttagatagtccgacaccaaagcacagtgagttgcttgtaagttatcaagatgatctcagatcggagggatacttatacccatatctttcatgagctactcttgacagtaaagtgctcatcagttggtcatgttcagtgagatgtacccctacatctcacttgcatgccatgctagtatctccacacttcttgattaagaggacaatcaacccacatggcacacaatgacctacagttgatatatctatcatcttaataatagcatatcatttgattgtgaactagatttaaggactaaatgatatagcctcctatattgattcaaatagtcctaaggactttatcacaaaataggagttcaaataagatgtacatagaggatgaaaaaatcaaataatatttattattttaataattcatatataattataataattagctcaatcatcaacaggctgatgattgactttggaacataattttcaacaactcccacttggactaaagtcaatcggtacagtatcgtatatccatctttgatttataatcttcaaactccttaacatcgagggctttagtaaatgggttggctaggttctcctttccgtcgatcttctaaagctcgacgtcacATCTATCCACAATCTCCTGGACCAGGTTTTAGCAGCAcaaaatatgcttggtgtgctgatgtgattcgattctttcacttgagcaatggcgccagtgctgtcatagtacaaTAAAACAAAGCCATTGAGGGAgaatgccactccgagctcgtcgatgaatttttataaccacacaacttcctttgcagcatcggataacATGATATATTCTACcttacaagtagagtcggccatgaTGTACTACttggaattttttcagtagaCTGCTCCATCGTTTAAGATATAAACATATCcctacacactcttgctgtcatcataatttgactaaaaattagagtctataaactccataagttttatatcagattctccatagataagccattgatccttagtatttcttaaatacataAGGATGgactttatgaccttccagtgattctcatcttgatcggactggtatcttCTCACTACCCCTTGTGAGTATGCCATGTTTGATCATGTATATGTCATTACGTATGTAATAGATCCCACAGGCAAAGCATATtgaattttactcatatgctctctctcttgaagagttgtcggataatcactcttcgagaaagaaatttcatgacctatcgaaagatagtctttcttaaaattctccatgttgaaccgtttcaacacaatatcaatgtacgtagactgggataatccaagcaatctcttagatctatctatagatcttcattccaaggatgtaggatgcttctttcaaGTCTTTCCTGAAGAgctatgatgacagccaaatctttatttcttgtaatgtagggatgtcatttcaaattaagagaatatcatccacatacaaaataagaaatactatcatagaattattaacccacttgtatatgcaggattcttagtcatttttaatgaggccatacattctaatcactttatcaaaatatatattccaactctgagatacctgcttaagtccatatatggatctctgaagcttgcataccttagactcatctatagatataaaactttcagattgtatcatatatacctcttcttttagctctccatttagaaaagttattttcacatccatttatcagatttcatagtccagatgtgttgCTATtgtaagcatgatccgaatgaactTGAACATtatcacaagagaaaatatctcatcataatcaataccataatactgacgataatctttggcaaccagataggctttataggtctctatctttccgtctgtgcccctcttctttttgaagatccacttacaccctatgagttttaccccttcaggtgggtcaaccaatattcatacatcattgaccttcatggactctatttcagactttataacttctagccacttatcggagtcagacctctgcattgcatcaatgtaggtgatcggattctcattgttcttattgagttcaacaggatcatcgTTCCAGACGAAGAAACTATAGTACCTatctggctgacgtggtactctacaagATCTCCTCAAGGGTCAGTGGGAGAGTTGTTATATTCCTTATATTGTACATTGAtttcatcctcctaattggaaatattGTTCCCATACTGACTTTGGTTAGAATATGATTGTCTAAAGAAATTCTTCATAAGAGACCTTTGGAAAACATCCTATATAagtctatgagatagatctattaGGATGCtagtttcatagaagatgtatatAGAAGGGGTGCTAAAGggattcagcataaaaaatcctaaaaaaatttctACACCTTAAGCATGGGATTAATCTCTCCGAGAAGATGTGTGGGACACATCTGTGGAGATACAGTACATGAGATAGATTCTTTATGCTTTAGCTAGTGAGAGCCTCATATACTCCATATTATATACATTACTCGATAtatctttgctgtgagtgtcataaacAAATATCAGTTAAATCCAAATTGAGAGTACTAGAAAGCTGTGAAAATATTTTtaggtacttgagaagcacttaggATATGTTCATAGTCTTTAAGGAGAATTAAAGTTGAGGGTAAAAGGATATAATgaatcagactttatgtctgatattgatggtagagagtctatATTAGGAAAGGTGTTTCCTTATGCAATGTAGATTCGGTAAATTATAAAAGTTCCAAACAATCGATCATTGCTAATTTATAGAAGTCGTATATATCACTGCTTATGAAGAGACTGGGGAAGCCTTCTGGTTAAAAAGGGTTTGTTGCAAAACTGGTGTAATGTCATCAAATGGCATCACACTATACTATGACAACAGAGGTGCCATTGCTttagctaaggagcctaggtctcaccagaattTCTAGCATATAAGAGCAATTATTTGTGACTATTTTTAAAAGTAAGACTTTGAGAATCAGAATAGACCTTATAGAAATATGACAGACCCACAGACTCAACCATCTTAGCAACAGAGGACCaaagcacatcttgagaagatgggtcttacgtctatggcagattggctttagaacaagtgagagattgttagatgtatgccctataagccaatcagactgacatattaattttttttaggatataattttatatttgatctaattatttagGACAGTTAGTTAtcattcatgtagtgtatgtatctatgaatcatcgagagagttaataagatgatgatatatattttcaagagttaagaatttaaggcatatgtcattgatggttaatttttaaattgcttccgatcgatggatcatcaggAGGATAGTGATTGGTCTGGTTAGATTGATGCagagatcactttcttaggatagatgagtcacgagtctacagtgtagggatactGAAGTGAGAGTGCAGATATCTATtggctcactcatcagtgattttctcaaTGTAGTAGTagtgtaaataattttttgatctgtggTGCCTCAGCTATTCACAATAAGATTACTAtaatttgactataccataactcgatctcctagccatatggagccttgaggtgtatgtgcagtaggttcattgtaggaataaggtatgcacctagatgggatctattaaccttagtaaaaaagaaaaagctctatgtgattcacgagactgagttcaaaaagtcttcgatcgaagcaagtatgaatactaaaaaagagtttcttcaaaaatttacaaacgaactcaagtcgagccaatcttgcatatgataaatgatgggctttgacaaattttttataacctccatcaagtcgggacttatGAGAGAAGGAcagaatcacatggtaactacacctagaggttcattactttcattttgttgggttgctactatatactgctagacatcactgatggattgtgggatcaatgagaattattttgatggtcaataattctcaattagtgagttggaattgtttcaattcattgaaaagagtttcaatgatattttagtggagatcaaaatatatctcactattagatagaataatACCtacggagtcacacacaaaagaggtcttGACTGATCGTGAtgtcaaataataattttgaattgTAAAAAGATCTAATTATCAATgtaattgatgattggactaatatGTAAAAGTTATGTGaaggacttgctaagagttagtaagttataggaggtattaattataattattgctaattatttaatttgatcaaataatgggGTTGAGTCCtagttaaattaaattagatttaatttggttggACTTGGTTTGAGTTAGACTCAGATTGGATTTCATAAGTCTAAAAAGTTTAGACTCAATCAGattatgatttaaataaaaatccaaaTCACCTTGGAGTCTATCTTTAAGAAGGTGATTGACCAACAGAAAGACTCTTCCAATTCCTCATGCCTCATAAGAAAGCTACGGTGATTTCTTTTGGCATGTAGAATGTGGCACACAAGAAAAGGATATGGGCGGCACACAAGAGTCCTAGTCTGTTGGACTCTTAACAAACTTCTAAAAAGCCTAACAAACTCTGGAGAAAAAGTGGCACCTCTAGAGATCTTAACATGGAGAAATAAAAGGAGAGTGTGTGTGTGCATGAAAAAGAGGTTAGTGTGGAAAAATGAGAGGAGGTGTGCATGGGTTTTGAGAGGCGCACAAAATAAAGAGAAAGGGAGGGGTGCTTCAAGAGTTGGATGCCtcaccctctccctcttcctaTGTCCATAAGATGGATGTgattcttctcctttttcttttccacacgttcaagagttggacaccctctCGCTCATGGTCTAAGAGTTGGATGcctcatctctctctttctcctccataATCAATCCAAGAGTtagatggaaagaaaaaaaaagagattcaatctcttatcttttcaagatcttcttctttctcttgagaagaaaaagaaaaaagaaatcagatctgatctgatttcttgatcctcctacggatctctttaatttttttgagaagagaatcaaaaaaaataaaagattcaacaattcaaagaGTGATCTCTGTAAGAGAACTAGCACCCTAGTGAGATTGGggtctcctgatcagatcagtctcatatggatacctatagagatcgaATACTTGTGCAGCTTCAAAAAAATCTTGAGGATATCCATGGATCATTATATCGCGACTTCAATGGACCATGAAGATATCCATGGGTCATCAaatgttgaaaaatttttgaaatttttcttccATTGggtgtttgaaaattttgaaatctctCCATGCATATCGAATCATCATGTGATGGCATTTCATAACAGTTGAAACTCCATATGGCATACTTGGCATGCCTCTAAACCAACCTAGTCTCAAGCTAAGCCGATCCAGTCTTAGAGCATAGAAAAGATAGAAGCCttcaaaatatagaataattcatTGAGTGACTCAATCTGGAGCTCAGTTGATTTAGTAAAGAGAAGAGCCAACTCAATCTCAAAGGAAGATAGACATAGAAAGCAGCATAAATTAACATTTCTCCTAAAATGACCCAAAAGATCGGTGAGCTGACTCAGCCATCATGTGAGtcgaccaagataggatctaagcTGACCCTATCTTAGGCTAGTAGAGCAAGATAAAATATTGGATTTTTGGCACCTACTATTGAGCTGACTATTGTAGCAATCCTTGGGGCATGGAGCTCTAAAAAACCACTACAAACTAGCATGAAAGGGGCAGCAAGGAGGAGAAAAGCCAAATAAGGTAGGCGGCTAGAAGGAGGAGGCGCTAGAATCCTTGGTGCTAGGGTTTCTTGCAAACCCTAGAAACTCTAGGTCTTGggtggtgagagagagagagagagaagagtttTCAGTTGGGAGAAAAGGGGTTTCATTCCACTCAATCAGATCTGAGaacaactatatatatatatatatatgtgtatatatatatatatatatatatatatatatatatatatatatatatgtatatgtatatgtatatgtatgtatgtatgtatgtatatatatgtacatgtatacaaTGGACCAAATCCAACCCAAACAACTCCTAATGCTAACCCACTTATGATTGCACTTACCCAAGACCATGTGCACCTATAACTTACATGCTCACACCCTCCTTGGACCTAACCCTAGCCTAAATAGTGAATTACCCCCTCGAGGCCCCAATACCTATGGAGGGCTAAAtgcctccaccctaggaccaaACCTGTCCTAGTAGCACCATTGGATAGCCCATAACATAGAGCTGTCCACTCAGGCCTTGCAGCCTTCTTGATTTATCTCTTGGCCTCCCAAGGCATGGAAGCACCACACATAAGCCTATAATCTTCATTTAGTATCCCAAAGCCTTTGCAAACTCATCCTGATCCATCAAACCCATCAGCACTATGCACTTAAGGAAACTATCCTATGGAAGAGCTTTTGTAAGTGCATCGGCCTGGTTCTCCTTCATATGAATTTTAACCAGCTTCAACTCATCTTCTTCCACTAGCTCTCTGATCTTGTGGTACCTCACATCTATATGCTTTGTTCGTGTATGATAGACTAGATTTTGAACCAAATAGAGAGCACTCTGACTATCACTATGCAGCATCAATGTACTCTACTTCACCCTCATCTCTATAATGAGTCTCTTTAGCCAAAGAGCCTTCTTAATAGCCTCTATAATCTCTATGTACTCGATCTCTGTGGTGGACAAGGCCatgataggttgaaagattgatCTCCAAGAGATAGGCCCATCATTCATGTAGAAAACATAACCTGTAGTAGACCTCCTCGTGTTTAGATTACTTACATAATTAGCATCAACAAACCCCTCCAAAGGATCTGAATCTCTCCTTGACTTACTGGAGTTCTTCTCAAGTCCAACATGCTGCCCAAATATCAAACCAAGCCTTTGAGTTCCCTATAAATACCGTTAAAATCCATTTCAAGTTCTTTCAGTGCTCCTTGCCTGGGTTTGCCATGTGCCTGCTTACCAAACTCGCTGCATGTGCTATATCAGGCCTACAACACACCATAGTGTACATCACACTACCCATGGTATTGGCATAAGGAACTCTCTCCATATACTCGCTCTCTTCATTTGTTTGGAGGCATTGCTGCATAGAGAGGGAGATGTGGCGAGGCAATGGTATTCTAACCAGTTTGGCCTTATCCATGCCAAACTTTTCCAATACTTTCTAAATGTATCCCCCTTGTGACAAGTGAAGAATACCCTTATTTCTATTTTCATAAATTTCCATTCCAAGTATCTTTCTGGCCAGACCCAAGTCTTTCATCTCAAATTCACAAGATAATGCAGTTTTTAGCCCATTCATAGCAATGGGCATATCGTCTACATATAATAATAGATATAATGCATTATCTATTAGATAtatatcttagaagccaatatggcagacacattgtaataattttaggatatatatttatacttaaactattgattcatCAATAAAATAGGCTTTTTCTATCATCTTATGTgtctaagaatcattctagaaattaataatttaaagatacatattctcaagagttgagacttAGAGACAtatatgattaatttctaaattactcacaatcgatagatcatcatagggatggtaactaatctaattagattgacgtacggatcgctttcttcagaatagatgagtctctagtctatagtgtaaagatactgagcgagagtgcaggtagttattagagaacattaGTATTGAGTGTGATCAaatgagagatcacatggatgtcCACTCACTCGTAAGTGATCTTCTTGATGTTATAGTAGTGTGAGTAATTCTTTGACATGCGGTGCCTCAGCTACTTATAGTGGGGTTACTGTACTTTGACTGCATATAAATatgatcttctagccatttggatctttgtagtgtatgttggctacagtagattcatcATAGGAGTAGGGTGCATGCCTAGaagagatctatcaaccttagtagataagtagttctatgggatttgagaagctgagttcttaagtctgtggccatagtaagatgattgatagaaaagagtttccatcaGCATCACGATTTGGACTCAAGCTAATCAAATTTTTCATATGATGGATATTGGGATTTGACGAGTTTCTATAACCTTCATcttgttgggactcatgatagagaaactgaatcacacgataactacacctaaaatTTCTACTTtttctattctgctggattgccaccacatgctgttaggcatcactagtggagtgtgagagctcactaggatcattctagaTCGATGATCTTTGTAGGATGAGAGTTAGAAATATTTCAACCTATTGAAAGGTGTTtggatgatactatgataaagatcatagtatgtctcactatcaaatagaataaaacctataagatcacatacaaaagagtttgatcagatcaaacagttagatcatgatcaaattatcaatatgattgatgatttggatcaatttataaAAGTTACAAGTATAGGATCAGCAAGCAGTTAGCAAGGAGGACCTTATTGAAATCTAATTTAATGAGATCAAGTTGGGGATCAAgtcttaaataattaaatcagatttaattaatttagacttGACCTAATTGGGGTTTTGGTTTCAGAATTGGATTCTAGTTGGATTAGTATTTAGTTTGGGATGAATTGGGTTCGAATCAGGTTCTAATTAGATTCAAACTAAATCTGAATTCAATCCAAACTGATAAAGTGCAAGAGTCTCAGGtttactgggactctctctcctctcacaCAGCAGAAAGGAGGAGCGCATCCTTCCTTTGGCATAtgcagaaaaggagagagaggatgCTATAAGTGGGTGCCCCTCTTCCTTGGGCTTCTCTCTCTCCTTATCACATAGGATTGGATTA
Above is a genomic segment from Elaeis guineensis isolate ETL-2024a chromosome 1, EG11, whole genome shotgun sequence containing:
- the LOC140855863 gene encoding secreted RxLR effector protein 161-like, whose product is MDKAKLVRIPLPRHISLSMQQCLQTNEESEYMERVPYANTMGSVMYTMVCCRPDIAHAASLGTQRLGLIFGQHVGLEKNSSKSRRDSDPLEGFVDANYVSNLNTRRSTTGYVFYMNDGPISWRSIFQPIMALSTTEIEYIEIIEAIKKALWLKRLIIEMRVK